The sequence CACCTTCTTGTTGAAGAAATTTTTGAAAATCAAAAGCACCAGGATTAGATGCTGTTTTCGGTTTATATAAAACTCCAGTAATTGCAATTTGTTGTCCGGGATATAGTCCTGTCGCTTGGAGTATGGGTACTGTCACATATAATTTACCAGTCACTCCTTTGGAAACATCCCCTGGCGCTTTTTGATTTTTCACTTCATCAAATTGAGTCGCTTCTAACCAAAATTGTCCCCGCTGACTACGTGTTAATCTGGGTGTACTCCCCACTTTTCCCCGCACAATCACCAGTTGTTCTTGATTATTGCTATTTCCTGGCGGGACAAATTTACTAATATCTTTTATTCCTGGTTGTGGGACTCGCACTTGCAAATAGAAAGTTGCTAATAAACCCACTAAACCAGCAATTAACCAGATGCGCGCACGGGGTAAATTCTGCCAATTATTATCGATTCCTTTAACTTTAGCTCTCACATTTTCTGGTTTTCGAGCTAACTTTTGCTGTCTTACTGATAGAACTGCACCTAAGATTCCCAATAATAAAATCCACACACCACCCAGGGGAACTACACTCAACAGTAACCCCAAAATATAGCCTAGACAAATAATTACACCACTAGCTTGAATCATGCGACTTTTAATGAAGTATGAAGTATGAAGTATGAAGTATGAAAGGTGAAAGGTGAAGGGTGTAGACGCACAGGGTTTACCGCAGGCTAGGATTAAGTATGAAAATACCCCACCTATAAACGGATGGGGCTAAAATTGAGGAATAAAGCTTGATTTTTTCGATCATGGCTGTTGCTGTATTGAGTTCCTTTTTTATCCTACCCTGCACTGAACGCTAAGGGTGAACATCCTTTTTCAATCAACAGCAACGCCTTTCTAGTTCTTTTTCACATCACGTGCCATGTTCAGATAATAATTCTCGACTTTTTTGGTCTTCTGTGGACTGCTCTCAACAACAGGAGTTTTATTTTCAGTCAGTTGTTTTGGCTCTGGGGCTGTAGATTGCTTAACTTCTGAACCCTGAGCTTCGGATTCTACAAAATAACTAGAACTGTTGAATCCAAATATCTTAGCAAACAAGCCAAAAAAGCTTTTGAGCAAGCTAAATAAACCGCCAAAAACAACACTAAACAAAGCTTCAATCCGAATATAGGCGTTTTGAATAATTTGAGTTATCCGGTACATAATGCCCCCTATGATTGCTTATTATTATTTTTACTTAATTCTCTTGATTTGGGAGCATCCTGGGGTTTGAGTCAAACGCAATTGAATACACATTCTCTAGGCTGGGGAGTTCTCTCACCTCTATTCGCCAGTTTCATCACCAAATAAAAAACGCCTGGGAGTGTTGCCGTGTTTCCACCCCAGGCGCTTTTTATTTTTAACTTGCTCCTCACACACAAATGAATATTATCACTGGCGCTAGGAATTTACAAGTATCGTAGATGACAATTTCTCAATTGGCTAAATGTGGCGATTTATAAACATAAAAAACGCCTGGGAGTGTTGCCGTGTTTCCACCCCAGGCGTTTTTTATTTTTAACTTGCTCCTCACACACAACTAAAGAATATCACCTGTTTCTCTAACTTGCAAGTATGCCAGGTGACACTTCATTAACTGCACCATCCGCTCACAAATAACATTAGATTTCTTGCAGAAGTCGGGAACAGGGAACAGGGAACAGAGAGTATAAAAGGTACTTTTGCAAGAGGTTTATTAATGTAAAAAGTGACGCGTGCCTGTCAGAACCATGACTAAACCTAGATCGTTAGCGGCTTTGATCGAATCTTGGTCGCGCAGACTACCCCCTGGTTGGACGATCGCCTTAATCCCTGCAGCGGCTGCTGTTTTGACTGAATCATCGAAGGGGAAAAAGCCGTCGCTGGCGAGAATTGCCCCTTTAGCGCCCTCTTTGGCTTGTTCTAGGGCAATTTTCACCGAACCGACACGATTCATTTGACCGGCGCCTACGCCTAAAGTGGTGCGATCGCTGGTGACAACGATCGCGTTTGATTTCACGTGTTTGCAAACATTCCAGGCGAATAGCAATTCTGCTAACTCATCTGTTGTGGGTTTGCGCTCAGTGACGACTTGCCATTTGTCGGTGTTGGTGGGACAATCGTCAGCAGATTGGACAAGAAAACCACCAGCGATCGCTTTGAGAGTCTCTTTCGGCCCATGACTCAAATCTGATAGCACTAAAATTCTCACATTTGATTTTTTCGCCAGAATTGCTTGGGCTGCTTCGTCACAACCAGGCGCTACCACACATTCTAGAAATGTCTTGGTTAACTCAGTGGCTGTAGCTGCATCAATAGGGCGACTGCAGGCGACAATTCCACCAAAAGCAGAAGTCGAATCAGCATTGAAAGCTTTTTGATATGCTTCCACAAGAGTGCTACCCAAAGCCACACCGCAGGGATTAGTGTGTTTGAGGATAGCAACAGCAGGGGTATCGGTGAACTCTGTGATGATGCAGCGCGCCGCTTCCAAATCGACTAAATTGTTATAACTGAGTTCCTTACCTTGCAATTTAATTGCAGCCGCCCATCCTGTGGGAATTGTCCCAGTTTGATACCAAGCGGCTGGTTGGTGGGGGTTTTCGCCGTAACGCAGAGATTGTAATTCTCGACCGCTGACGGTGTATTGTTCGGTTCCTGAGAGATAAGAGGCGATCGCTTGATCATAACTAGCGGTGTGCAAAAAGCCTTTCAAAGCTGCCCTTTGGCGAAACTCCAAAGACACTTCACCCTGATTTTGCCGCAATTCCTGTAGATACTCATCATACTGTGTCGGCTCGCACAACACAGTCAAATGGGCAAAATTTTTCGCCGACGCCCGCAACATCGCCGGGCCCCCGATATCAATCTGCTCAACCGCTGCTGATAGCGTCACATCAGGTTTAGCAATAGTTTCCTCAAAAGGATAAAGATTGACCACCACTAAATCAATCGGGCGAATTTGGTTATTTTCTAAATCTGCAATATCTGTACTCAAATCTCGTCGCGCCAAAATCCCACCATGAATCCGGGGATGTAAGGTTTTGACTCTACCGCCTAAAATTTCTGGAGAACCTGTGTAGTCAGAAACTTTGGTAACTGCTATTCCTGCATCTTTGAGGGCTTGGGCTGTACCCCCACTGCTGATTAAATCAAAATCAAAGTCTGTCACTAAACTACGGGCTAGGTCAATTAAACCAACCTTGTTAGATACACTCAGTAGAGCTAGACGCGCCATAATTCCCCAGTTTCCTTTACACTATAAAATTGTCAGCAGAAGTTTATTTTAGCTAAAGGGTGGCAACAGATGTTCAGCAATTAGGTTGTGGTTTAGCGTCAGCGATCGCCAGCAAATTTTCAACTCAGATATAATATTACTAAATTACCAATTATGGTTGAGCAAACAAATATATCTCAACTCTACCTTTTTGCTAGATTTAGCTAATTTTTTTTAAAATAAAAACTAAAAAAGATGAACAAACGCCATTTTTTACAAGCTAGTATAGTAATAGTCGGCGCAACATTATTATCACGATATCTGACACAAGAGACAGAAACTATGGCAGCTTCTAATACAAAGTTTGAAGTTAATAAATCCGAAGCCGAATGGCAAACAATTTTAACGC is a genomic window of Fortiea contorta PCC 7126 containing:
- the purH gene encoding bifunctional phosphoribosylaminoimidazolecarboxamide formyltransferase/IMP cyclohydrolase, producing the protein MARLALLSVSNKVGLIDLARSLVTDFDFDLISSGGTAQALKDAGIAVTKVSDYTGSPEILGGRVKTLHPRIHGGILARRDLSTDIADLENNQIRPIDLVVVNLYPFEETIAKPDVTLSAAVEQIDIGGPAMLRASAKNFAHLTVLCEPTQYDEYLQELRQNQGEVSLEFRQRAALKGFLHTASYDQAIASYLSGTEQYTVSGRELQSLRYGENPHQPAAWYQTGTIPTGWAAAIKLQGKELSYNNLVDLEAARCIITEFTDTPAVAILKHTNPCGVALGSTLVEAYQKAFNADSTSAFGGIVACSRPIDAATATELTKTFLECVVAPGCDEAAQAILAKKSNVRILVLSDLSHGPKETLKAIAGGFLVQSADDCPTNTDKWQVVTERKPTTDELAELLFAWNVCKHVKSNAIVVTSDRTTLGVGAGQMNRVGSVKIALEQAKEGAKGAILASDGFFPFDDSVKTAAAAGIKAIVQPGGSLRDQDSIKAANDLGLVMVLTGTRHFLH